A DNA window from Kitasatospora atroaurantiaca contains the following coding sequences:
- a CDS encoding MarR family winged helix-turn-helix transcriptional regulator, whose product MSDETAAEEAFLAVEREVALLFRRGRARAGDMSRRVHPQLEGVAYSMLGFIEESGRVRSTDIGLHFGVGKATISRQIKVLEGLGLVAREVDPLDRRSSLVSLTPDGAARFLRARDGRMARFRALMATWETADVEQFADLLQRFNELTGEPVDA is encoded by the coding sequence ATGAGCGACGAGACTGCGGCCGAGGAGGCCTTCCTGGCTGTGGAGCGCGAGGTCGCGCTGCTGTTCCGGCGGGGGCGGGCGCGGGCCGGTGACATGTCCCGGCGGGTGCACCCGCAGCTGGAGGGTGTCGCGTACAGCATGCTCGGGTTCATCGAGGAGTCCGGCCGGGTGCGGTCGACCGACATCGGCCTGCACTTCGGTGTGGGCAAGGCCACCATCAGCCGGCAGATCAAGGTGCTGGAGGGGCTGGGTCTGGTGGCCCGCGAGGTGGACCCGCTGGACCGCCGCTCCTCGCTGGTCTCGCTCACCCCGGACGGCGCGGCGCGGTTCCTGCGCGCCCGGGACGGGCGGATGGCGCGGTTCCGTGCGCTGATGGCCACCTGGGAGACGGCGGACGTGGAGCAGTTCGCCGACCTGCTGCAGCGCTTCAACGAGCTGACCGGCGAGCCCGTCGACGCCTGA
- a CDS encoding MDR family MFS transporter, whose protein sequence is MLPKSTISFYGCPRQRNSSRRTQMTDTPTAPMTHRQVLEALSGLLLGLFVAVLSSTVVSNALPRILTDLHGGESAYTWVITAALLSLTASTPIWGKLSDLVSKKLLVQIALVIYIASSALAGLSQNAGQLIACRVLQGIGAGGVTALAQICLAAMVPPRERGRYSGYFGAVFALATIGGPLIGGVIVDTSWLGWRWCFYVGIPFSLIAIAVLQRTLHLPVVKRKAKIDYLGALLITASVSLLMIWISLAGKNYDWLSWQTGAMVGGGLALAALFVLAERRAAEPIVPPALFRHRTVTLAAIASVLIGVGMYGATTFLSQYFQLAREKSPTMAGILTLPMILGLAVSSTVAGKLITKYGRWKGYLVAGTFMLALGFGLLGAVRDDTSYGLLALYMAATGIGLGLTMQNLVLAVQNTVPRHELGAASSTVTFFRTMGGAMGVSALGALLSDRVTRYLTENLAAARLPATGGSLGGGEIPDLHKLPAPLVPLVTDAFGHGVATVFLVAAPFALLAFLVVLLIREVPLRTVQDVPAERSPELVKD, encoded by the coding sequence ATGTTGCCTAAGTCAACTATCTCGTTTTATGGTTGCCCAAGGCAACGAAATTCAAGCCGAAGGACCCAGATGACCGACACGCCGACCGCCCCCATGACCCATCGTCAAGTACTCGAAGCCCTGTCCGGTCTGCTCCTCGGCCTGTTCGTGGCGGTGCTCTCCTCGACCGTCGTCTCCAACGCCCTGCCCCGCATCCTCACCGACCTGCACGGCGGCGAGTCGGCGTACACCTGGGTGATCACCGCCGCGCTGCTCTCGCTCACCGCGTCCACCCCGATCTGGGGCAAGCTCTCCGACCTGGTCAGCAAGAAGCTGCTGGTCCAGATCGCGCTGGTGATCTACATCGCCTCGTCCGCGCTGGCCGGCCTCTCGCAGAACGCCGGGCAGCTGATCGCCTGCCGCGTTCTGCAGGGCATCGGCGCCGGCGGGGTGACCGCGCTCGCCCAGATCTGCCTGGCCGCGATGGTCCCGCCGCGCGAACGCGGACGGTACAGCGGCTACTTCGGCGCGGTCTTCGCGCTGGCCACCATCGGCGGCCCGCTGATCGGCGGCGTCATCGTGGACACGAGCTGGCTCGGCTGGCGCTGGTGCTTCTACGTCGGGATCCCGTTCTCGCTGATCGCCATCGCCGTCCTGCAGCGCACCCTCCACCTGCCCGTGGTGAAGCGGAAGGCGAAGATCGACTACCTCGGCGCGCTGCTGATCACCGCCTCCGTCAGCCTGCTGATGATCTGGATCAGTCTGGCCGGCAAGAACTACGACTGGCTCTCCTGGCAGACCGGCGCCATGGTCGGCGGCGGCCTCGCGCTGGCCGCGCTCTTCGTGCTCGCCGAGCGCCGGGCCGCCGAGCCGATCGTCCCGCCGGCCCTCTTCCGCCACCGCACCGTGACCCTCGCCGCCATCGCCAGCGTGCTGATCGGCGTCGGGATGTACGGCGCGACCACCTTCCTCAGCCAGTACTTCCAGCTGGCCCGGGAGAAGTCGCCGACCATGGCGGGCATCCTGACGCTGCCGATGATCCTGGGCCTGGCCGTTTCCTCCACCGTGGCCGGGAAGCTGATCACCAAGTACGGCCGCTGGAAGGGCTACCTGGTGGCGGGCACCTTCATGCTCGCGCTCGGCTTCGGCCTGCTCGGCGCGGTGCGGGACGACACCTCGTACGGGCTGCTGGCGCTCTACATGGCGGCGACCGGCATCGGCCTCGGGCTGACCATGCAGAACCTGGTGCTCGCGGTGCAGAACACCGTGCCCCGCCACGAGCTCGGCGCCGCCAGCTCGACGGTCACCTTCTTCCGCACCATGGGCGGGGCGATGGGCGTCTCGGCGCTCGGCGCCCTGCTGTCCGACCGGGTCACCCGCTACCTGACCGAGAACCTGGCGGCCGCCCGCCTCCCGGCCACGGGCGGGAGCCTCGGCGGGGGCGAGATCCCGGACCTGCACAAGCTGCCCGCGCCGCTCGTCCCACTGGTCACCGACGCCTTCGGGCACGGGGTGGCGACGGTGTTCCTGGTGGCCGCGCCCTTCGCGCTGCTGGCCTTCC